Below is a genomic region from Paenibacillus rhizovicinus.
TGCGCCTGCTCCTCGGACATCGCCTGCAGAAGCTGCTTCTCCGCCAAATTCGATTGGCGGCCCGTCTTGCGGTAATGATCATATACGATGCGGGTCAATACGCGATGCAGCCAGGGCCCGACACGATCCAGGTCCTCCGGCGGATTGCGATACAGCCGCAGAAACACGTCCTGCGTCAAATCCTCGGCCGCGGCGCGATCCCCGATGAGCTGGGCGATTTTGCGAAGCACGACCGGGTAATGCTCCCGGAACAGTGCCTGAAACTTGGCCGGCCTAATCTCTTGTTCCATACGACTATCACCTCCTCAGCCTTCATGTAGTAAGACGACGCCTGTATCTGAAATATAGCATACCTCATCCGCCAATTTCTGGGCGGGTGCCGTCATGCGTTCCGCCTCGCGTGTTGCAGAGAACGCGAAAAAGACCCGGCAGGTTTCCCTGCCGGGCCTTCGGGGCGTTGCTTTTGAAAATCGCCGAGCTTCGATCAGCTTTAATTCGTTCCGCTTTGCTTTAATCAGCTTTGATTCGTTTAGCCTTGATCCGTTGCCTTGAACGCATCCAGTTGTTTCTGGATTTCGGCTTTCACTTTCTCGTAGCCTGCCGCATTCAATTTATCGCGCAGCGCTTTGACTGCTTTCTCCGGATCGCCCGCTTTACCGAACAGGATCGCTGGCAGTTGTTCGCCGACGACTTGCGAGAGGGCCGTCATTTCAGGATCGACGCTCGATTTGTCGAAGACGAATTTGCCGTAAGGGAAAGGCTTCTTGATTTTATCGTATTTCGCGTAAATGTCGCCGATGCCGCTCCAATCCGTATCTGCCGGGATTTCGTTTTTGTCGATACGACCGCCCCAGAAGTCGGTGTAGAAGCCGTCTTTCGCATCGTCATAGGCTGCAGGACGCGTACGAACGCCGTCTTTGATCTCGTATTGAACGCCTTCGACGCCATAGTTGATGAGGTGGTACAGCTCAGGGTCTTGGCGGATCAGGTCATAGACCATCAGCGCGCGTCCTGGGTCTTTGCTGTGCGCGCCGACCGACGTGCCGCCGTGCGTAATCGGCATCGAGACCAGGTTGCCGAGCGTGTCGGAGTACGAGAACATTTGCAGCTCGGAGCCCGGCTGCGCTTTGTCCATATCGACGCGGAGGCCTTTGAACGTTTGCGTATGGTGAGCGTCCGCTCCGGTTTGGCCGGCTTTCAGCTCTGTGCGCGTGTCGCCTTTGTAGTTCAGTACATCTTCGCGCCAGTAGCCTTTGTCCGCCCATTCCTTCATCAGCTTAGCGAAGTCGATGAACTTGTCGTTGAAGATCGGGCTGTCTACCGTGTAGCGCTCTTCGTAAGACTTCGCCGTGAAGACGTTCGCGAAACCGGTTGCGATCGGAAGATCGATATTATTCGTATACGCCGTCTCGAAGCCCGTGTAGAGCGTGCCGTTCGTGCCGTTTACATCCCAAGGCACGACATCTTTCATGTTGTCCTTGATGCCTTGGAAATACTTGCCGAGCGTTTCGAAATCCGTGATCGGCTGCGTGATGCCGAATTGTTTCGCCCAGTCGCCGCGGTAGTAGATACCATGGTTAACCCATTGCGTGTAGTGATCTTCCGGGATCATCATGATATCGTCTTTCAATTTGCTTTGATCCCAATCCTCTTGCGGAATCTCGGTGAACGTCTGCGGCGCGTATTTCTCCAGCAGATCGTTGAGCGGCAGGAAGGCACCGCGCTGCGCATTGCCCCACGTATCCAGCCAGTCGGTACCGATCGTGATCAAATCAAGCGGTTCGCCGGAAGCGAGCAGCAAGTTGTATTTGGTCTGCCAGTCT
It encodes:
- a CDS encoding DUF3502 domain-containing protein, which translates into the protein MGHAKRLTGLALTVALAGSLAACGSNNNNGDSASTKDNDGKAASNNSGTDTKATGNNAKADNSADTGIDTSKFETINYVVLGDKPKNGQLEKVMEKVNAILKQKVNAELQFKWVEWADWQTKYNLLLASGEPLDLITIGTDWLDTWGNAQRGAFLPLNDLLEKYAPQTFTEIPQEDWDQSKLKDDIMMIPEDHYTQWVNHGIYYRGDWAKQFGITQPITDFETLGKYFQGIKDNMKDVVPWDVNGTNGTLYTGFETAYTNNIDLPIATGFANVFTAKSYEERYTVDSPIFNDKFIDFAKLMKEWADKGYWREDVLNYKGDTRTELKAGQTGADAHHTQTFKGLRVDMDKAQPGSELQMFSYSDTLGNLVSMPITHGGTSVGAHSKDPGRALMVYDLIRQDPELYHLINYGVEGVQYEIKDGVRTRPAAYDDAKDGFYTDFWGGRIDKNEIPADTDWSGIGDIYAKYDKIKKPFPYGKFVFDKSSVDPEMTALSQVVGEQLPAILFGKAGDPEKAVKALRDKLNAAGYEKVKAEIQKQLDAFKATDQG
- a CDS encoding sigma-70 family RNA polymerase sigma factor, with amino-acid sequence MEQEIRPAKFQALFREHYPVVLRKIAQLIGDRAAAEDLTQDVFLRLYRNPPEDLDRVGPWLHRVLTRIVYDHYRKTGRQSNLAEKQLLQAMSEEQAHPSNETAVIQNWEREVVRNVLNKLSERDRSALLMKEKGYSHAEIAEALQVNPKIVGTLLMRASNRLKKNLLSEEVMES